In the genome of Zobellia nedashkovskayae, the window ATACTTTACACCTGCTAGTAACACCAAAATTTTCACTTTGTTTGCTTCTTTACAGTTATTACCCCAACAGGTCCCTGCTTTAAAATATGCTATAAAAAATAATATGGTATATATTGAAGGAACGGGAGACCCTTCTTTCCTACACCCGTATTTTAAGGACAGTACCGCTTTTCATTTTTTACAAAAACATGATGCCATAGTTCTTGACCTGAATAATTTTGAAGACGAAAAATTAGGTCAAGGATGGGCGTGGGACGATTATCAATATTACTATCAACCAGAAATAACTTCCTTACCACTTTACGGTAATGTTACTAGCATTTCAAACACAAACGGACTAAACGTAACACCTGATTTTTTTAAGGATAATGTTGTGCGCACATGGTATAAAAAGTATAGGGAATTGGAAAAAAACACATTTTACTTTTCACGTTCCCGTAAAGACACGATTGAGATTCCCTTTCGCACAGATTCTGTATTAACCAAACAATTGTTAGAATCTGCTCTGAACAAGAAAATAAGCTTGTCCAAACAATCTATTATAGGCGAAAAACAAATTCTCTATGGACAACCATCAGATTCTCTTTTTGTACGGATGATGCACGAAAGTGATAATTTTATTGCAGAACAATTATTGGTTTTGTCATCGTCTACCCTTTCCGATACCCTTAGCGGCAAAAAAACAAGAGAGTACATTCTTGAAAACCAATTAGCCAATTTACAACAACCTCCAAGATGGGTTGATGGTTCCGGGCTTTCCCGTTATAATCTCTTTACTCCAGAGTCTATGGTTGCTGTTCTTAACAAAATGTACAAAACTGTACCACGCCAGCGGTTATTCTCCATTTTTCCAGAGAACGCAGTTTCAGGAACTTTAAAAGAATGGAATTACGACGGAGGATATCCAAAATTATATGCAAAGTCCGGTAGTCTAAGTAATAATTACTGCCTGAGCGGGTATCTTATTACAAAGACAGGAAAAACATTGATTTTTAGTTTTATGAACAATCATTACCAACAACCCACCTCTGAGGTAAAAAAGAAGATGCAACAGGTGCTACGGCAAATAGCAGATTCGTATTAAAGCAAAAATATAGGATTTAACTAAAAGTTGACTAGTCTAGCAGCTTATGAACAGCCGCGTATTGCAATAAAAGAATGGTTTT includes:
- a CDS encoding D-alanyl-D-alanine carboxypeptidase, producing MKKILFILLASISLTNCKSYKKTISKSTDTIILSDFYKNQFVGLLVLDPETNDTLYSNKSKKYFTPASNTKIFTLFASLQLLPQQVPALKYAIKNNMVYIEGTGDPSFLHPYFKDSTAFHFLQKHDAIVLDLNNFEDEKLGQGWAWDDYQYYYQPEITSLPLYGNVTSISNTNGLNVTPDFFKDNVVRTWYKKYRELEKNTFYFSRSRKDTIEIPFRTDSVLTKQLLESALNKKISLSKQSIIGEKQILYGQPSDSLFVRMMHESDNFIAEQLLVLSSSTLSDTLSGKKTREYILENQLANLQQPPRWVDGSGLSRYNLFTPESMVAVLNKMYKTVPRQRLFSIFPENAVSGTLKEWNYDGGYPKLYAKSGSLSNNYCLSGYLITKTGKTLIFSFMNNHYQQPTSEVKKKMQQVLRQIADSY